One Dermatophagoides farinae isolate YC_2012a chromosome 1, ASM2471394v1, whole genome shotgun sequence genomic region harbors:
- the Fpgs1 gene encoding folylpolyglutamate synthase 1 isoform X2, whose product MSSQTGWFMFVRRSLIGSGGGTCCHHNHYHYRNRYYQNNNWISISSNKQPDSIEYSQKHESDSLIIQRHKLSSSPSITNTYQTKSASKVVILESFDSSVSSIAYYSNIHETSCLSKSHSSMHRLILFNPVLYSRHSNSLSVPKGFYSFEKSSIMEYHHQHNHAMKKQTMYCVNEDDDDERKLSATNLKTCRRQLTLLAETFANKHPQFEAQSAYTLAIERLNRLQSNADYLKNAAFGKKSNSLEKTNHFLRALGIKPEHLNRLMVIHVAGTKGKGSTCAFAESILRLNGYKTGFYSSPHLVVVRERIRINGQPISEDKFARYFNHVYNILEANKTDEFKMPGYFNFLTIMAFYVFVQENVDVAIMEVGIGGTLDCTNVVEKPIVTGVTSLDFDHCRLLGNTLADIAENKAGIFKQGVPALTVQQPEEAMLALKTKAQQVKAPLYIVPPWSHYPGSSKIDLGIKGEAQKLNASLAVQLVNVWLSRMKFPNSQFIINGNDGYGFLDAVALCQNYLAIGLTKTVWHGRCEIIRKGNTTYFLDAAHTIDSMNNCCQWFNQQINHFSSTLDSISNGVRPKIHRIFVFNCTGDRDPRPLLTKTAGTDFDLAIFTTNRVMNEKEIDSDNSNLTITENREDEIRSNNARIWQELFPRVKNLQVDCIGVAIEQIESYGRLVQSPIVVLVSGSVHLVGGFIGFLQPDLVSTDC is encoded by the exons ATGTCTAGTCAAACTGGCTGGTTTATGTTTGTCCGTCGATCTTTGATCGGTAGTGGTGGCGGTACTTGTtgccatcataatcattatcactaTCGTAATCGTTATTACCAAAATAACAACTGGATTTCGATTTCATCCAATAAACAGCCTGATTCAATTGAGTATAGCCAGAAGCATGAAAGTGATAGTCTTATCATTCAACGgcataaattatcatcatcaccatcaataacaaatacttatcaaacaaaaagtGCCTCGAAAGTTGTCATACTAGAGTCATTTGATTCATCCGTTTCATCAATTGCATATTATTCGAATATACATGAAACATCATGCTTGTCAAAATCTCATTCATCGATGCACAGGTTGATATTATTCAATCCTGTTCTTTATTCTCGTCATAGTAATTCATTATCCGTTCCAAAAGGTTTCTATTCTTTTGAAAAATCGTCAATCAtggaatatcatcatcaacataatcatgCAATGAAAAAGCAAACAATGTATTGTGTtaatgaggatgatgatgatgagcgaAAATTGTCGGCAACAAATCTCAAAACATGTCGCCGTCAATTAACTTTATTGGCTGAAACTTTTGCCAATAAACATCCACAGTTTGAAGCTCAG AGTGCCTATACGTTGGCTATTGAACGATTGAATCGTTTACAATCAAATGCTGATTATTTAAAGAATGCTGCTTTTGgtaaaaaatccaattccTTAGAAAAGACCAATCATTTTTTACGAGCGTTGGGTATTAAACCGGAACATTTGAATCGTTTGATGGTTATCCATGTTGCTGGTACCAAAGGTAAAGGATCAACATGTGCATTTGCCGAATCAATCCTACGTTTAAACGGGTATAAGACTGGATTTTATTCATCACCACATTTGGTTGTTGTACGGGAACGCATTCGTATCAATGGTCAACCGATTTCTGAGGATAAATTTGCCCGTTATTTTAATCATGTGTACAACATTCTGGAAGCAAACAAGACggatgaatttaaaatgcCTGgctattttaattttttgacCATAATGGCATTTTATGTCTTTGTGCAGGAGAATGTCGATGTAGCAATCATGGAAGTCGGTATTGGTGGTACATTAGATTGTACGAATGTCGTAGAGAAACCAATCGTTACTGGTGTTACATCTTTGGATTTCGATCATTGTCGATTGTTAGGCAATACGTTAGCCGATATTGCCGAAAACAAAGCTGGAATATTCAAACAAGGTGTCCCAGCATTAACCGTTCAACAGCCTGAAGAAGCAATGTTAGCTTTGAAAACCAAAGCTCAACAAGTAAAAGCTCCACTTTATATTGTGCCACCATGGTCCCATTATCCAGGATCATCAAAGATCGATTTAGGTATAAAAGGCGAAGCTCAAAAGCTTAATGCATCATTAGCGGTCCAATTAGTTAATGTTTGGCTAAGTAGAATGAAATTTCCAAACAgtcaatttatcatcaatggcaATGATGGATACGGTTTTTTGGATGCAGTAGCACTTTGTCAAAATTATTTGGCTATCGGTCTCACTAAAACTGTATGGCATGGCCGTTGTGAAATCATTCGAAAAGGTAATACTACCTATTTTCTTGATGCTGCACATACGATTGATTCGATGAATAATTGCTGTCAATGgttcaatcaacaaatcaatcatttctcATCTACTCTCGATAGTATTTCTAATGGTGTCCGTCCAAAGATTCATCGAATATTTGTATTCAATTGTACGGGCGATCGAGATCCACGACCTTTGCTAACGAAAACGGCTGGTACCGATTTCgatttggccatttttaCAACAAATCGTGTGATGAATGAGAAGGAAATTGATTCTgacaattcaaatttaacaATCACTGAAAATCGTGAAGATGAAATTCGATCGAATAATGCAAGAATTTGGCAGGAACTGTTTCCTCGAGTGAAAAATCTACAAGTCGATTGTATCGGGGTAGCTATTGAACAGATTGAATCTTACGGCAGATTGGTTCAATCACCGATTGTCGTTTTAGTGAGTGGCAGTGTTCATCTGGTCGGTGGTTTTATCGGCTTTCTTCAGCCAGATCTTGTTTCCACagattgttga
- the Fpgs1 gene encoding folylpolyglutamate synthase 1 isoform X3, with the protein MDKLQSAYTLAIERLNRLQSNADYLKNAAFGKKSNSLEKTNHFLRALGIKPEHLNRLMVIHVAGTKGKGSTCAFAESILRLNGYKTGFYSSPHLVVVRERIRINGQPISEDKFARYFNHVYNILEANKTDEFKMPGYFNFLTIMAFYVFVQENVDVAIMEVGIGGTLDCTNVVEKPIVTGVTSLDFDHCRLLGNTLADIAENKAGIFKQGVPALTVQQPEEAMLALKTKAQQVKAPLYIVPPWSHYPGSSKIDLGIKGEAQKLNASLAVQLVNVWLSRMKFPNSQFIINGNDGYGFLDAVALCQNYLAIGLTKTVWHGRCEIIRKGNTTYFLDAAHTIDSMNNCCQWFNQQINHFSSTLDSISNGVRPKIHRIFVFNCTGDRDPRPLLTKTAGTDFDLAIFTTNRVMNEKEIDSDNSNLTITENREDEIRSNNARIWQELFPRVKNLQVDCIGVAIEQIESYGRLVQSPIVVLVSGSVHLVGGFIGFLQPDLVSTDC; encoded by the exons atggATAAA tTACAGAGTGCCTATACGTTGGCTATTGAACGATTGAATCGTTTACAATCAAATGCTGATTATTTAAAGAATGCTGCTTTTGgtaaaaaatccaattccTTAGAAAAGACCAATCATTTTTTACGAGCGTTGGGTATTAAACCGGAACATTTGAATCGTTTGATGGTTATCCATGTTGCTGGTACCAAAGGTAAAGGATCAACATGTGCATTTGCCGAATCAATCCTACGTTTAAACGGGTATAAGACTGGATTTTATTCATCACCACATTTGGTTGTTGTACGGGAACGCATTCGTATCAATGGTCAACCGATTTCTGAGGATAAATTTGCCCGTTATTTTAATCATGTGTACAACATTCTGGAAGCAAACAAGACggatgaatttaaaatgcCTGgctattttaattttttgacCATAATGGCATTTTATGTCTTTGTGCAGGAGAATGTCGATGTAGCAATCATGGAAGTCGGTATTGGTGGTACATTAGATTGTACGAATGTCGTAGAGAAACCAATCGTTACTGGTGTTACATCTTTGGATTTCGATCATTGTCGATTGTTAGGCAATACGTTAGCCGATATTGCCGAAAACAAAGCTGGAATATTCAAACAAGGTGTCCCAGCATTAACCGTTCAACAGCCTGAAGAAGCAATGTTAGCTTTGAAAACCAAAGCTCAACAAGTAAAAGCTCCACTTTATATTGTGCCACCATGGTCCCATTATCCAGGATCATCAAAGATCGATTTAGGTATAAAAGGCGAAGCTCAAAAGCTTAATGCATCATTAGCGGTCCAATTAGTTAATGTTTGGCTAAGTAGAATGAAATTTCCAAACAgtcaatttatcatcaatggcaATGATGGATACGGTTTTTTGGATGCAGTAGCACTTTGTCAAAATTATTTGGCTATCGGTCTCACTAAAACTGTATGGCATGGCCGTTGTGAAATCATTCGAAAAGGTAATACTACCTATTTTCTTGATGCTGCACATACGATTGATTCGATGAATAATTGCTGTCAATGgttcaatcaacaaatcaatcatttctcATCTACTCTCGATAGTATTTCTAATGGTGTCCGTCCAAAGATTCATCGAATATTTGTATTCAATTGTACGGGCGATCGAGATCCACGACCTTTGCTAACGAAAACGGCTGGTACCGATTTCgatttggccatttttaCAACAAATCGTGTGATGAATGAGAAGGAAATTGATTCTgacaattcaaatttaacaATCACTGAAAATCGTGAAGATGAAATTCGATCGAATAATGCAAGAATTTGGCAGGAACTGTTTCCTCGAGTGAAAAATCTACAAGTCGATTGTATCGGGGTAGCTATTGAACAGATTGAATCTTACGGCAGATTGGTTCAATCACCGATTGTCGTTTTAGTGAGTGGCAGTGTTCATCTGGTCGGTGGTTTTATCGGCTTTCTTCAGCCAGATCTTGTTTCCACagattgttga
- the Fpgs1 gene encoding folylpolyglutamate synthase 1 isoform X4, with the protein MDKSAYTLAIERLNRLQSNADYLKNAAFGKKSNSLEKTNHFLRALGIKPEHLNRLMVIHVAGTKGKGSTCAFAESILRLNGYKTGFYSSPHLVVVRERIRINGQPISEDKFARYFNHVYNILEANKTDEFKMPGYFNFLTIMAFYVFVQENVDVAIMEVGIGGTLDCTNVVEKPIVTGVTSLDFDHCRLLGNTLADIAENKAGIFKQGVPALTVQQPEEAMLALKTKAQQVKAPLYIVPPWSHYPGSSKIDLGIKGEAQKLNASLAVQLVNVWLSRMKFPNSQFIINGNDGYGFLDAVALCQNYLAIGLTKTVWHGRCEIIRKGNTTYFLDAAHTIDSMNNCCQWFNQQINHFSSTLDSISNGVRPKIHRIFVFNCTGDRDPRPLLTKTAGTDFDLAIFTTNRVMNEKEIDSDNSNLTITENREDEIRSNNARIWQELFPRVKNLQVDCIGVAIEQIESYGRLVQSPIVVLVSGSVHLVGGFIGFLQPDLVSTDC; encoded by the exons atggATAAA AGTGCCTATACGTTGGCTATTGAACGATTGAATCGTTTACAATCAAATGCTGATTATTTAAAGAATGCTGCTTTTGgtaaaaaatccaattccTTAGAAAAGACCAATCATTTTTTACGAGCGTTGGGTATTAAACCGGAACATTTGAATCGTTTGATGGTTATCCATGTTGCTGGTACCAAAGGTAAAGGATCAACATGTGCATTTGCCGAATCAATCCTACGTTTAAACGGGTATAAGACTGGATTTTATTCATCACCACATTTGGTTGTTGTACGGGAACGCATTCGTATCAATGGTCAACCGATTTCTGAGGATAAATTTGCCCGTTATTTTAATCATGTGTACAACATTCTGGAAGCAAACAAGACggatgaatttaaaatgcCTGgctattttaattttttgacCATAATGGCATTTTATGTCTTTGTGCAGGAGAATGTCGATGTAGCAATCATGGAAGTCGGTATTGGTGGTACATTAGATTGTACGAATGTCGTAGAGAAACCAATCGTTACTGGTGTTACATCTTTGGATTTCGATCATTGTCGATTGTTAGGCAATACGTTAGCCGATATTGCCGAAAACAAAGCTGGAATATTCAAACAAGGTGTCCCAGCATTAACCGTTCAACAGCCTGAAGAAGCAATGTTAGCTTTGAAAACCAAAGCTCAACAAGTAAAAGCTCCACTTTATATTGTGCCACCATGGTCCCATTATCCAGGATCATCAAAGATCGATTTAGGTATAAAAGGCGAAGCTCAAAAGCTTAATGCATCATTAGCGGTCCAATTAGTTAATGTTTGGCTAAGTAGAATGAAATTTCCAAACAgtcaatttatcatcaatggcaATGATGGATACGGTTTTTTGGATGCAGTAGCACTTTGTCAAAATTATTTGGCTATCGGTCTCACTAAAACTGTATGGCATGGCCGTTGTGAAATCATTCGAAAAGGTAATACTACCTATTTTCTTGATGCTGCACATACGATTGATTCGATGAATAATTGCTGTCAATGgttcaatcaacaaatcaatcatttctcATCTACTCTCGATAGTATTTCTAATGGTGTCCGTCCAAAGATTCATCGAATATTTGTATTCAATTGTACGGGCGATCGAGATCCACGACCTTTGCTAACGAAAACGGCTGGTACCGATTTCgatttggccatttttaCAACAAATCGTGTGATGAATGAGAAGGAAATTGATTCTgacaattcaaatttaacaATCACTGAAAATCGTGAAGATGAAATTCGATCGAATAATGCAAGAATTTGGCAGGAACTGTTTCCTCGAGTGAAAAATCTACAAGTCGATTGTATCGGGGTAGCTATTGAACAGATTGAATCTTACGGCAGATTGGTTCAATCACCGATTGTCGTTTTAGTGAGTGGCAGTGTTCATCTGGTCGGTGGTTTTATCGGCTTTCTTCAGCCAGATCTTGTTTCCACagattgttga
- the muc gene encoding dihydrolipoamide S-acetyltransferase muc — protein sequence MFRMTLMYNSKNLCRLKLLTRNRILVACWGINGYDTTIETTTSSSIRLINSYVNNNVDKRFIVPISNKRTFSSGNLPTHYKVALPALSPTMEMGTIVSWEKKEGDRLNEGDLLAEIETDKATMGFETPEEGYLAKILIPAGTKDIPIGKLLCIIVPEQSDIDAFVNYVPTESSTSEKTPKKTSEPPKSQPPYTVQQTKTDATPEKPATVAASMPRSQPIVSQIFTGTAGRIFASPLAKTIAKEKGIDLARLSGSGPSGRIRAQDVINAPSMLAMTMTPSMMTSFEDIPMTNMRQVIAKRLMMSKQTIPHYYLTAEIEVDEILRAREQLNEMLKSENTKLSVNDFLIKASALACQKVPQVNSSWQDTFIRQYNSVDISVAVSTDAGLITPIIFGAEKKGLIEISNDVKALAKKARDGKLQPQEFQGGTFTISNLGMFGVTEFSAVINPPQSCILAVGNTEKRLVPGGDNKPRSASLLTVTLSCDHRVVDGAVGATWLKHFRQLISKPFSMML from the exons atgtttcgTATGACATTGATGTATAATTCGAAAAATTTATGCCGTTTAAAGCTATTGACCAGGAATCGGATTCTTGTTGCTTGTTGGGGAATTAATGGATACGATACtacaattgaaacaacaacttcATCAAGTATACGTTTGATAAATTCAtatgtgaataataatgttgataaaaG ATTCATTGTTCCGATTTCAAATAAACGGACGTTTAGTTCTGGTAATTTACCAACTCATTATAAGGTTGCATTACCTGCGTTATCACCTACCATGGAAATGGGTACGATTGTTTCCTGGGAAAAGAAAGAAGGTGATCGTTTGAATGAAGGAGATTTATTAGCCGAAATCGAAACGGATAAAGCAACAATGGGTTTTGAAACACCAGAAGAAGGTTATCTagcaaaaattttaataCCGGCTGGTACAAAAGATATTCCCATTGGAAAA TTATTATGCATAATAGTTCCGGAGCAAAGCGATATTGACGCCTTTGTCAATTATGTGCCTACAGAATCATCTACCAGTGAAAAAACgccgaaaaaaacaagtgaaCCCCCGAAATCACAACCACCATATACGgtgcaacaaacaaaaacagacgCAACACCGGAAAAACCAGCCACAGTTGCAGCCTCAATGCCTCGTTCACAACCGATTGTAAGCCAAATTTTTACCGGTACTGCAGGACGAATATTTGCTAGTCCACTTGCAAAAACAATAGCCAAGGAAAAAGGGATTGATCTCGCAAGATTATCAGGCAGTGGACCAAGCGGTCGAATTCGTGCTCAAGATGTAATAAATGCACCATCAATGTTGGCCATGACAATGACTCCCTCCATGATGACATCATTCGAAGATATTCCAATGACAAATATGCGACAAGTCATTGCTAAACGATTGATGATGTCTAAACAAACCATACCGCATTATTATTTAACTGCCGAAATCGAAGTCGACGAAATTCTTAG GGCGAGAGAACAACTGAATGAAATGCTCAAATCTGAAAACACTAAACTATCcgtgaatgattttttaatcaaagCATCGGCTTTGGCATGCCAAAAAGTACCGCAGGTTAATTCATCATGGCAAGATACATTTATACGCCAATATAATTCAGTCGATATATCAGTAGCGGTCAGTACGGATGCAGGACTCATCACGCCAATCATTTTTGGTGCCGAGAAAAAAGGTCTGATCGAAATATCTAATGATGTAAAAGCTTTAGCCAAAAAAGCACGTGATGGTAAATTACAACCACAAGAATTTCAAGGTGGTACATTCACCATATCAAATCTGGGCATGTTTGGTGTAACAGAATTTTCAGCAGTCATCAATCCACCACAATCATGTATATTAGCTGTCGGTAATACTGAAAAACGTTTAGTACCGGGTGGAGATAATAAACCACGATCAGCCAGCCTATTAACGGTGACATTAAGCTGTGATCATCGTGTCGTTGATGGTGCTGTGGGTGCAACTTGGTTGAAACATTTTCGACAATTGATATCTAAACCATTTAGCATGATGCTTTAG
- the Fpgs1 gene encoding folylpolyglutamate synthase 1 isoform X1, whose amino-acid sequence MSSQTGWFMFVRRSLIGSGGGTCCHHNHYHYRNRYYQNNNWISISSNKQPDSIEYSQKHESDSLIIQRHKLSSSPSITNTYQTKSASKVVILESFDSSVSSIAYYSNIHETSCLSKSHSSMHRLILFNPVLYSRHSNSLSVPKGFYSFEKSSIMEYHHQHNHAMKKQTMYCVNEDDDDERKLSATNLKTCRRQLTLLAETFANKHPQFEAQLQSAYTLAIERLNRLQSNADYLKNAAFGKKSNSLEKTNHFLRALGIKPEHLNRLMVIHVAGTKGKGSTCAFAESILRLNGYKTGFYSSPHLVVVRERIRINGQPISEDKFARYFNHVYNILEANKTDEFKMPGYFNFLTIMAFYVFVQENVDVAIMEVGIGGTLDCTNVVEKPIVTGVTSLDFDHCRLLGNTLADIAENKAGIFKQGVPALTVQQPEEAMLALKTKAQQVKAPLYIVPPWSHYPGSSKIDLGIKGEAQKLNASLAVQLVNVWLSRMKFPNSQFIINGNDGYGFLDAVALCQNYLAIGLTKTVWHGRCEIIRKGNTTYFLDAAHTIDSMNNCCQWFNQQINHFSSTLDSISNGVRPKIHRIFVFNCTGDRDPRPLLTKTAGTDFDLAIFTTNRVMNEKEIDSDNSNLTITENREDEIRSNNARIWQELFPRVKNLQVDCIGVAIEQIESYGRLVQSPIVVLVSGSVHLVGGFIGFLQPDLVSTDC is encoded by the exons ATGTCTAGTCAAACTGGCTGGTTTATGTTTGTCCGTCGATCTTTGATCGGTAGTGGTGGCGGTACTTGTtgccatcataatcattatcactaTCGTAATCGTTATTACCAAAATAACAACTGGATTTCGATTTCATCCAATAAACAGCCTGATTCAATTGAGTATAGCCAGAAGCATGAAAGTGATAGTCTTATCATTCAACGgcataaattatcatcatcaccatcaataacaaatacttatcaaacaaaaagtGCCTCGAAAGTTGTCATACTAGAGTCATTTGATTCATCCGTTTCATCAATTGCATATTATTCGAATATACATGAAACATCATGCTTGTCAAAATCTCATTCATCGATGCACAGGTTGATATTATTCAATCCTGTTCTTTATTCTCGTCATAGTAATTCATTATCCGTTCCAAAAGGTTTCTATTCTTTTGAAAAATCGTCAATCAtggaatatcatcatcaacataatcatgCAATGAAAAAGCAAACAATGTATTGTGTtaatgaggatgatgatgatgagcgaAAATTGTCGGCAACAAATCTCAAAACATGTCGCCGTCAATTAACTTTATTGGCTGAAACTTTTGCCAATAAACATCCACAGTTTGAAGCTCAG tTACAGAGTGCCTATACGTTGGCTATTGAACGATTGAATCGTTTACAATCAAATGCTGATTATTTAAAGAATGCTGCTTTTGgtaaaaaatccaattccTTAGAAAAGACCAATCATTTTTTACGAGCGTTGGGTATTAAACCGGAACATTTGAATCGTTTGATGGTTATCCATGTTGCTGGTACCAAAGGTAAAGGATCAACATGTGCATTTGCCGAATCAATCCTACGTTTAAACGGGTATAAGACTGGATTTTATTCATCACCACATTTGGTTGTTGTACGGGAACGCATTCGTATCAATGGTCAACCGATTTCTGAGGATAAATTTGCCCGTTATTTTAATCATGTGTACAACATTCTGGAAGCAAACAAGACggatgaatttaaaatgcCTGgctattttaattttttgacCATAATGGCATTTTATGTCTTTGTGCAGGAGAATGTCGATGTAGCAATCATGGAAGTCGGTATTGGTGGTACATTAGATTGTACGAATGTCGTAGAGAAACCAATCGTTACTGGTGTTACATCTTTGGATTTCGATCATTGTCGATTGTTAGGCAATACGTTAGCCGATATTGCCGAAAACAAAGCTGGAATATTCAAACAAGGTGTCCCAGCATTAACCGTTCAACAGCCTGAAGAAGCAATGTTAGCTTTGAAAACCAAAGCTCAACAAGTAAAAGCTCCACTTTATATTGTGCCACCATGGTCCCATTATCCAGGATCATCAAAGATCGATTTAGGTATAAAAGGCGAAGCTCAAAAGCTTAATGCATCATTAGCGGTCCAATTAGTTAATGTTTGGCTAAGTAGAATGAAATTTCCAAACAgtcaatttatcatcaatggcaATGATGGATACGGTTTTTTGGATGCAGTAGCACTTTGTCAAAATTATTTGGCTATCGGTCTCACTAAAACTGTATGGCATGGCCGTTGTGAAATCATTCGAAAAGGTAATACTACCTATTTTCTTGATGCTGCACATACGATTGATTCGATGAATAATTGCTGTCAATGgttcaatcaacaaatcaatcatttctcATCTACTCTCGATAGTATTTCTAATGGTGTCCGTCCAAAGATTCATCGAATATTTGTATTCAATTGTACGGGCGATCGAGATCCACGACCTTTGCTAACGAAAACGGCTGGTACCGATTTCgatttggccatttttaCAACAAATCGTGTGATGAATGAGAAGGAAATTGATTCTgacaattcaaatttaacaATCACTGAAAATCGTGAAGATGAAATTCGATCGAATAATGCAAGAATTTGGCAGGAACTGTTTCCTCGAGTGAAAAATCTACAAGTCGATTGTATCGGGGTAGCTATTGAACAGATTGAATCTTACGGCAGATTGGTTCAATCACCGATTGTCGTTTTAGTGAGTGGCAGTGTTCATCTGGTCGGTGGTTTTATCGGCTTTCTTCAGCCAGATCTTGTTTCCACagattgttga